DNA from Triticum aestivum cultivar Chinese Spring chromosome 7D, IWGSC CS RefSeq v2.1, whole genome shotgun sequence:
gagagagggagagagggagggagagaaagagagggagagagagagagagagagggagggagagggaggggagggagggagccGAGGGATTCAGTTCCAACAGTCGCTGTTCTGTTGCAAATTGATGATTAAACCCAAATGATGCACGGGATAATGCTTGATTTACTTGTGATACTGTTCTGTTGCAAATTGATGATGAAACACAAATGATGCACGAGATAATGCTTGATTTACTTGTGATATGATTGGTGAATACCATATCAGTTAGTGGATCAGATTTGTCATTAGTAAGCAGTGAGATGGGTTGCAGGCTTGTAGCTCTGTCTATTTCTGTAGTTTGCTCGTTCTGTCTATGTAATGGATGATTATAGCTTGATCAGGGACGCACTGCTTCTACGGGCTCTGCCTAGTGTTCAGCAGGCAAGAGTTATGCTTGGGCACATCCAATAGCTGTACGAATTCATGATATATGTTAACCTTTAGATGCTTGATAATAGGATGCTGATTCGATAACTTTCTGTCCTGAGCTGGAGAACCAGTTGGATACTGTGTTTTTTCTGGAAAATTAAGCTGTTCTTTCTTTACATGATTTATTAAAAGCTGGCATTGCGTTCCCCTGTTGCATTACTCTTCCATGTCATATTGCTTCATTCTATATGCTTGAGTTCTCTAAAAGAATTTTTGTTCCTGCTATCTACAGAGATACATTGTTTTAACCGAAAAGGATATATCTGAACGCCAAGAGGAAGATATAAGCGAGGTATCTGCATTACTGATGATTCCAAGGGAAGAAGCATCTGTCCTTCTTCACCACTATAAATGGTCAGTTTGTTATCTCAGTCCAGTAACTCTTAGTAATATTTGGATTGTGCTCTGCAATACACAGGCTACTCAACTGCGTATGTCACATCTAAACATAATATTCTATGGTTATAATCTCTTTCTAACTTTCTACCACTTCTAGAGATGCTCTACGAGCATACCACCTGATTGGTATTTAAAAAATTTGTAGTGTAGTTTTAGATAGAGCCCGCAACTGTTCCTGCAAAAATATCCTCTCGAGAATAATCCTATAATTGTGCCTTTTTATCTGTACATCTTGGCTCTAAAGTTCTAAACACCAGacattgattttttttaatttttttttgtggcttacGTTCTTTGAATTTACTCATTTCACCTTGATTGTAAAGTTTTACTTAAGGCAATGCGCACACTTTTCTTGCTTGGTGGTTGGAAATTGAAGAGTTGGATCTTTTGGTACTATTTGGAAGTAATGTTGTTTATTTGTACTTGTTCTCTGTTGATACGTTTTAGTTCTTTATTCAGGGACATCAGCAAGGTGAGTGATGAATGGTTTTCTGATGAAGACAAAGTCCGTGGTATTGTTGGCTTACTTATGAATGGAACTGATTTTCATAACTTGAGGAAGGTATGTACTATTTGTTAAAATATTGGTACTTCTGTTTCCTATGTCGGATCAGGGTCATGATGCCCCATTGGCTCTGGATGTATGTATACCATTTTCTAACCTCTGACAGTTGTTTTGGTTGCAGCTAACTTGTGGAATATGTTTTGAAGGGTACTCTTCAGATATGATGAGTTCTGCGGGCTGTGCTCATTTGTATTGCCATGAATGTTGggaaggtctctctctctctctctctctctctctctgtgtgtgtgtgtgtgtgtgtgcttgaaCGTCTTGTCACATTACTGTCTGTTCCCTGCTTCTGACTTTCTGAGTACCAGTTCTTTCATGCAGTTGTAGGTAAGCATGCATAGCACACTTACTACAAAATTATTTAATTTCGCCTTGTTGGCTTTCCCAAATTTATTTTGTTTTGGTGGCTGTGATTTGAGTAATGTTTGACATGTGTCTGTGCTTAAGACATGATGATATTATGAGTAGGACATAAAAGGATTACTTTTGATTTTCTTTAAAGAACCTGAAGGTTCGAAGTATTCTACTTTGCATCCTTTTGTTTTAGATAGATATGCATTAGGCACAGTTTGGTGATATATCCTGCTGTGAAGGTTAAGATTTAAAGGTTTCAACAGCACACAAGATCTTTCACGTGCGTGCAATGTTAATGTCAGTTAATTTTTGGTCCTatgatgctactccctccgttccaaattacttgtcgcaggtatggatgtatctagatgtattttagttctagatacatccatttatgcgacgagtaatttggaacggagggagtactattcaaCTCTCCTGTTTCACACTTATCTCTCCGTTTCAGTCTTTGTTATGTAACTTCTGATAATTAAGTTAAAATTTGTAGGTTATATCAGCGCTGCTGTAAGTCAGGGTCCGGGATGTTTGTCATTGCGATGCCCTGATCCATCGTGCAGTGCTATTGTTCTTCAAGGCATGATAAATAAATTAGGCAAACACGAAGATAAAGAGAAGTACGCACGATTTGCCTTGCGTGCATATGTGGAAAGTCGCAAGAAGGTAAGTTGTTCTTACAATTATTTGGGGGACTATCTTGTTTATACTTTATACTTGCAGGTACATTAGCAATTCTGATATTATGTACTTTTTATGTTACACATTTATGTAATCTTAATTATTTTGTGCAGACGAAATGGTGTCCAGCTCCTGACTGTACATGTGCAGTGGAATTTGTTAGTGATGTAAACTATGATGTCTCATGTAACTGCACATTCCGATTTTGCTGGAATGTGAGTGCTACTGCTTCCATTTTCCTATCAACCTGTTGCTTCTGTTTTTCCTAGCGAATCTTTTATTGGTTCTAGTGATAATACATGCTTGGATTCACTAATGCTCGTTCTATGTTTCCAGTGCACAGAAGAAGCTCACAGACCAGTGAACTGTGATACTGTTTCTAAGTGGATTCTGAAGAACAGCGCTGAATCTGAAAATATGAACTGGTTGGTTACTTGCTCAGTATAGTAATATTTGATGTGTTCTTATCCTTCACCTCAAATACTATGTTTGCGCTGCTAGTGGCCAGTTCAGATAAATAGATTATTATGTAAGCAGTTTCCTGATTTTGTGTGGACTGTAGGGCAGGTTGGTTGATACATGATCTGTTCACATTTTCCATTTTCTTACCTAATAATTTAAAAAACCAAACAGGGCCTCAGTGGTTTCTGGTTGCCTACTTTGTTTTTTTGTTAGTGGACACTTGGAAGCGGTTCATTCGTTCATTTATTCAATCGACGTGTTCTGCCATTTATTTGAAAAATCTGAACTGAGCAATAGAGGCACAAGTGAAGATACTGCTATATATGTTAGTAATAGCAGGAGCATATACCATTAAATTGGTTGGTGTATCAACATGATGAATGGGAGTTAGCCCATAAGTGCGCTAATGAGTATTTATGTTGCTTTAAATCATATCAGCTGGCTTAACATGTCATGGGTGCTCATTTTCAGGATACTGGCTAATTCTAAGCCCTGTCCAAAATGCCAACGACCGATAGAGAAGAACCAGGGATGCATGCATATGACTTGCACACCTCCTTGCAAATTTGAGTTTTGCTGGTATATTTCACTGCCCATTCTTGATGAAAGGCGTTGAGATTTACAGTTTATCATGTTTTCATGCTTGTCATTTGATTTTCTTCAAACATTTTAGGTTATGTCTGGGTTCATGGATAGAACATGGCGAGAGGACTGGTGGCTTTTATGCTTGCAATCGCTATGAATCGGCAAAGAAAGAGGGAGTTGTACGTTTTTTCGACTATGTATCTGTACCCTATTTTTATGGCCCTGTGTGGTTCTCTGTATTGTTTATTTCTCTTCCTTAACCTAATTAGTTATGTTGCAGTATGATGAGGCTGAAGCAAGGAGGGAAAGGGCTAAACACTCACTTGAGAGATATATGCACTACTATGAACGCTGGGCATCTAATCAGACAGTATGTTCAAGATACTTAAGTTTGGTGTCTATGAGTTTCTCTGTTTCTATGATTACCACACATGCAGCTTGCATTATTCTCCTGCTCATGAGTTACCTCTATATCTTTTACCCGTCTCACGTACCTGGACAAGTATTGCATTATCCACAAATGCGGCTTGCATTACTCTCATGGTCATGAGTTACCTTTATGTTTTCTAACCTCCTCACCTATCTGGACAACTATTGCGTTACCCATGCATTTTAGAATGTGCTATTCAGCTACATTACAAAGCCGCAGCTACAGCTGTCGGTGCAGTAAtctaaccaaagaagacaaaaaatgagataCTAGATGGGAGACAGACTCTGGCATCACCGTACTTGATAATTTCTCTGTACAGAAAAAAGTAGGCATATCATTCTACAAATGCAGTTAAGGTTCTAAGATTTTAGCTACCAATATGTCCAAAAGTTTCTGGAACACTTAGTCTCACAAATTACAGTTTTTAGGAATATCACAATTGAAAATCAGTCACATAATCATGCTTTAGGGTCTGAAAAGTCAAACACCTTACATTTTTTGGGTGGAGGGAGTATTACCAAAGTTGTAACTCTTGCAACCTTGTTTCATCAGACATCCTAAACAAATTAGGCTGGTAAAAAGGTCATCTTATGAAAGAACCATGTCAAATACAGACAACTGCCCTAACTCTCTTGAAAAACAACCAACACCCTTCAGCTGTTAGCATCTTCTCAGGACCATCTCTTTAGCTTCGTTGAGGCTTGTCCTTTTCGTGAGCTTCTTCTGATGAGTAAGTATTGTGTCCATGATTATACTTGGTTGGAGCACTAACCCAAGTCCCAATAAAACCAAATATTTTTTCAACTTGCATTGTCGTGTGTATTACCTGACCAGTTGGCAAACATTTTTTTTAATCTGTTGGGCATGTCTATGATGAATGGTTAGATGAAGTCTTTTTTCAACTATATTAAGTTTCTGTGGTGCTGATGTGTCTATTGACAGTCGAGGCAAAAGGCAATAGCAGATCTGCAAAAGGCGGAAAAGGAACAAGTAAGGATCTACATTATGTTATTGGCACTGCCTTT
Protein-coding regions in this window:
- the LOC123164282 gene encoding probable E3 ubiquitin-protein ligase ARI8 isoform X2; protein product: MDSDSEMPVASDEEMVDDEDYYYYSDEGEGDDGDASGGGGASGDEDVSAGDYEGREAEGSDEAVSTREQRYIVLTEKDISERQEEDISEVSALLMIPREEASVLLHHYKWDISKVSDEWFSDEDKVRGIVGLLMNGTDFHNLRKLTCGICFEGYSSDMMSSAGCAHLYCHECWEGYISAAVSQGPGCLSLRCPDPSCSAIVLQGMINKLGKHEDKEKYARFALRAYVESRKKTKWCPAPDCTCAVEFVSDVNYDVSCNCTFRFCWNCTEEAHRPVNCDTVSKWILKNSAESENMNWILANSKPCPKCQRPIEKNQGCMHMTCTPPCKFEFCWLCLGSWIEHGERTGGFYACNRYESAKKEGVYDEAEARRERAKHSLERYMHYYERWASNQTSRQKAIADLQKAEKEQLAKLTEIYGIPETQLKFIIEAWSQIIECRRVLQWTYAYGYYLEDKVKSGFFEYLQGEAESGLERLHQCAEKDLLAFLPFSKHDTTEDHPSPAEFGEFRVKLAGLTSITRNYFENLVRALEDGLEDVQCAGEAATSSKATNSKKAGAKGKVAKKQPSRSSSDHSDDTWPCERCTFLNPSSADACTACDKQRY
- the LOC123164282 gene encoding probable E3 ubiquitin-protein ligase ARI8 isoform X1, coding for MDSDSEMPVASDEEMVDDEDYYYYSDEGEGDDGDASGGGGASGDEDVSAGDYEGREAEGSDEAVSTREQRYIVLTEKDISERQEEDISEVSALLMIPREEASVLLHHYKWDISKVSDEWFSDEDKVRGIVGLLMNGTDFHNLRKLFWLQLTCGICFEGYSSDMMSSAGCAHLYCHECWEGYISAAVSQGPGCLSLRCPDPSCSAIVLQGMINKLGKHEDKEKYARFALRAYVESRKKTKWCPAPDCTCAVEFVSDVNYDVSCNCTFRFCWNCTEEAHRPVNCDTVSKWILKNSAESENMNWILANSKPCPKCQRPIEKNQGCMHMTCTPPCKFEFCWLCLGSWIEHGERTGGFYACNRYESAKKEGVYDEAEARRERAKHSLERYMHYYERWASNQTSRQKAIADLQKAEKEQLAKLTEIYGIPETQLKFIIEAWSQIIECRRVLQWTYAYGYYLEDKVKSGFFEYLQGEAESGLERLHQCAEKDLLAFLPFSKHDTTEDHPSPAEFGEFRVKLAGLTSITRNYFENLVRALEDGLEDVQCAGEAATSSKATNSKKAGAKGKVAKKQPSRSSSDHSDDTWPCERCTFLNPSSADACTACDKQRY